From Coffea eugenioides isolate CCC68of unplaced genomic scaffold, Ceug_1.0 ScVebR1_1722;HRSCAF=2624, whole genome shotgun sequence, the proteins below share one genomic window:
- the LOC113755776 gene encoding uncharacterized protein LOC113755776 yields the protein MTNILARLVEQQGQAPVNQPRDPEIDQALERFQKFFPPKFLGGPDPEATERWLESMINIFATLNYTEDRQVHFAVFQFEGPARAWWNVIRAKWEREGTAWTWLNFVREFNEKYLPPIVQEKRENDFIKFRQGILSVSEYETQFTKLSKFAPELISAEQRR from the coding sequence atgaccaatataCTTGCTCGACTGGTAGAACagcagggtcaagcccctgttaATCAACCCAGGGATCCTGAAATAGATCAGGCTctagagagattccaaaagttttttCCTCCTAAGTTTCTGGGAGGGCCAGACCCTGAGGCAACCGAGAGGTGGTTAGAGTCGATGATCAATATTTTTGCTACCTTAAACTATACGGAGGATAGGCAGGTGCATTTCGCTGTATTTCAGTTTGAAGGACCAGCTAGggcctggtggaacgtgattcgGGCTAAATGGGAGAGAGAAGGAACTGCCTGGACCTGGTTAAATTTTGTgcgggagtttaacgagaaatatctGCCACCGATAGTTCAGGAGAAGAGGGaaaatgattttattaagtTTCGTCAAGGAATTCTGAGTGtatctgagtatgagactcaatTCACGAAACTATCTAAGTTTGCTCCCGAATTGATATCTGCAGAGCAAAGGAGG